From the Streptomyces sp. Tu 2975 genome, one window contains:
- the rplJ gene encoding 50S ribosomal protein L10 has translation MARPDKAAAVAELTESFRSSNAAVLTEYRGLTVAQLKELRRSLGENAQYAVVKNTLTKIAANEAGINSLDDHFTGPTAVAFITGDPVESAKGLRDFAKDNPNLIIKGGVLDGKALSADEIKKLADLESREVLLAKLAGAMKGKQSQAAALFQALPSKFVRTAEALRAKKAEQGGAE, from the coding sequence ATGGCAAGGCCCGACAAGGCTGCCGCGGTGGCCGAGCTGACGGAGTCGTTCCGCAGCTCGAACGCCGCCGTGCTGACCGAGTACCGGGGTCTCACCGTGGCTCAGCTCAAGGAGCTGCGCCGTTCGCTCGGTGAGAACGCCCAGTACGCCGTGGTGAAGAACACGCTGACCAAGATCGCGGCCAACGAGGCCGGGATCAACTCGCTCGACGACCACTTCACTGGTCCGACGGCGGTTGCCTTCATCACCGGTGACCCGGTGGAGTCGGCGAAGGGTCTTCGTGACTTCGCCAAGGACAACCCGAACCTGATCATCAAGGGCGGTGTCCTTGATGGCAAGGCGCTGTCCGCCGATGAGATCAAGAAGCTTGCGGACCTCGAGTCCCGCGAGGTTCTGCTCGCCAAGCTGGCGGGTGCCATGAAGGGCAAGCAGTCCCAGGCTGCCGCGCTCTTCCAGGCGCTTCCCTCGAAGTTCGTCCGCACCGCGGAGGCGCTTCGTGCCAAGAAGGCCGAGCAGGGCGGTGCCGAGTAA